From the genome of Setaria viridis chromosome 1, Setaria_viridis_v4.0, whole genome shotgun sequence:
CGTGGGGCGGGGCAGAGCTGGAGGGCGACGGGGCatgggtgacggcggcggcgtgagcctggagggcgacggcggtggGAGTAGAGGCgcgaggcggtggtggccggccaTGGGTGAATggataagaaagagagaggaagggaaaggaagggagaaagaataggaagagaagagaaaaggagaaaggaaaaaagaaaaaaaaaagagaaaagggagagaaggggaaataaagagaggagaaaaaataggaagaaaagagaaagttgaaaaataaaaataaaaaggataagCGCATTATGGGCATTTCATCGTTTTTATCCATGTTACATAGCCACAAGAAGTAGTTTTGCTAAATATTTTTCCATCCAggtaagctgaagaaaaaaaagctacTTCACTAAAGAAGCTATAGCCGCAACTGTTTCAGTCACTGCTGCAGTCCTAGAAACGAGCCAAACGAGCCTTAAGAGAGTGAAGAGCCAAGTTCTGTCACCTGTTGTCTCATCCGGAGGAAGTTGCACCCTCCGTGGTTGGCGGAAATACTTGTTCCGAGACACCCGCTCTCCGACCTGCTGATGCTTCAGCTGTTCTATACCAGCACCTGAAAGTTTTGTAGTTAGGTGTATCAAGAGAGTAATTTCCTACTGCTAAGTTGAAATTGAGCCGTTTTTTTAGGAAAGGCAGGAGGTGACTTGTATGCCACACGCATGAGTACTGTTTATATGGCACGGTGAAGGCAAGGGGAACTTGATTCATACAGTAActctgtcacatcaaatgtttagatactaattagaagtattaaacatagtctaattacaaaactaattacacagatggagactaattcgtgagactaatctattaagcctaattagtccatgatttgacaatttggtgctacagtaaccattgctaatgatggattaattaggcttaatagattcgtctcgcaaattagcccaggggttctgcaattagtatgtttagtcctcctaattagcattcgaacatctgatatgatagggctaaactttaacccctggtatccaaacatccccttaaaAAGTTACATGTCTTTTTTTACTCTTGGCTTCGTTGTCTGTCCTTTGAATAGGGAAGGTACGCATTGCGCTGCATCATCTCTGAAATCAATTCATAATTTTGTTTGAAAAGGAGCTGCATCTTACGTGGGGCTTTCTTTTCCTTTGCCAAGCTCGAAATAATGAATGGTTTTGTTTTAGGGATCTGATTTTAGGTTATCCCGCTTTTAAGGATATGACCTAGCAACATAGATTTTGCCATCTTTAGTGGTGTGCCACACAACATGGTGTGGCAAAGGAACTAGTAGTCACGGTGTGGCAAAGGAACTAGTATGACTAATTCAGTTTGTAATGATGCATCCGGTGCCAAAAGCACCGGTCCCACCTTAGGGCACAACCTGAaacttttttttccatattGTTCACGATTAAAATTATGTTAAACATGAACATGTGCACATATTCTGGTTCACTCACCTTAGTTATGATAATATTAATTTTTTACATGTTTAATATTAGAATTAAAATATATCAGATTATGCCTGGTTCTCTCTGTCCATCTCAGGTAAAATAGTATGGCATTTTATTTGGCATGGTTCTAACTGAACGGACTCTTCAACTTTGCCCTCTAACAACAAGATTTGATGTTCAAAATGTGCTCCGTTTGATTTACAAGTGTCATGGTTCAATTTCTAAGCACAACGAAGCTACTCTATGACAGCGGCCATGAGATCACGCTTCAAGATTGGTGCTAGCAACCCACCAAGAACAACCAGATAAACCCCATCATCATCCCCTTATCCTCGAGCCCAAACTGCGATAGCGAAAAACGCGAGCCCTGCGGAAGAACAATGGCGACAATGTCtctcgccgcggcgtcgccccTCACCTCCACTCCCCGCGCCATCGGCGCACCCGCACCTCTCACGGCCTTCCTTGGCCTCCGCTCAGGTGTCGCTCAGGCTACGCGGTTCCCCGGACTGGCGATGTCATCGAAGCCGGCGGagccccgcgccgcggcggtggtggcgatggCGAAGAGAGagcaggagctggaggagaTCCGGGGCATGACGACGgagcagctggaggaggaggttgtgGACCTCAAGGGGGAGCTCTTCCTGCTCCGCCTCAAGCGCTCCGCGCGCCAGGAGTTCAAGAACAGCGAGTTCTGCCGCATGCGCAAGAGGGTAATATTGCTCACTCCATTTGTTACCGTTCGAAGTTTGTTTATGAAGTTATTGGCCTCATTTGGGAAATTAGCATCGATTGTCAGAAATGAGATAAGTTATGAATGACAAATTGATAGTTTATCTTGTCAAACGTTGGGTGCTTGGAGAGGTTTGCCCGATATATTCACTTGACAATCTGTCTTATTGAATTCTAATGTATGCTTCAGTGTTAAAGAGCTTATAATAAATCAATTCAAGGCTTCAACGCAATGACATCAAGCTTATAATAAAGGGATTCCTGAATGGAACAGTTAGTATGACATCAAGCTGCTACTTCTCAATACTTGTAGTTACTTGCCACTTTGTGGGTGGAATATGAAGTATGAGCTGAAATATTACTGGTTTTACCTGTGATTTATAATGCCACCGTGGCAGCTCCAAAGCTCGTGTTTTGTGTTAGTTGGTTTCAAGGATATCTCAAAGCTTAATCTTTACATGCTTATATTACAATCTGCATTGAAAATGGCTAGACCTTTTTCTTTCCCCGAGGACATCTAAGCGCAGATAAAAGAATCGTGTTAGCCAGAAAATGGTAAGGAAGTCGTTCACTGTATACGAGATATACTTGCTTGGCATAGAAACATATGTCTTACAACAACATGACTAGGAACCATAATCATCACCTTCTTCAAACTTTCTTCACTGTGCTAGGTACCCACACCTAGAACAAACAATTCGCTGCAGATTAATCCATACCTCTGTTCCTCTAATCTGGCCTGATCAATAGAGCTAGCATTCACAAAAACATCAATCAAGTTAATACTGATCTTGCTACGAGATATACTTGCTTGGCATAGAAACATATGTCTTACAACAACATGACTAGGAACCATAATCATCACCTTCTTCAAACTTTCTTCACTGCGCTAGGTACCCACACCTAGAACAAACAATTCGCTGCAGATTAATCCATACCTCTGTTCCTCTAATCTGGCCTGATCAATAGAGCTAGCATTCACAAAAACATCAATCAAGTTAATACTGATTTTGCACTTCCTATGCTTCTTTTTCCCAATTAGCCATTTATTTAGAATTATCTGTTTACTTATACTTTTATCTTTACTTCAGATTGCTCGTATGTTGACTGTGAAAAGAGAGCGGGAAATTGAGCAAGGAATCAACAAGAGATTGTCTAGGAAGCTTGATAGGCAATGGAAGAAGAGCATTGTGGTCAGACCACCACCATCTCTAAGGGAGAAAAAAGAGGAATAGAAAAGACCAAACGAGGGCAATCTGCAAAAGTCATTTCATGCGAGTGTAACAGGAAGGTTCCTTTGTAATTTCAACCCTTATTTCATTATTATGTATTCCGTATTAACATTCTGCTaagtatttctatctaaacctGAATTTCGGCTGTTAGTCTCTTCTGTAAATTTTGATTTATTTAAATCTATGCTTCTATCTGTATTATCGATGTATTTTCTTATCTGCTTCACATATGAAACTGCCTTTAGAAGTGTATGCTATCAAGAAATTGAGAATGAGCAATCATATGCACCTGAAAGTACATGCTTTCTTAGTTTCTTGCCATGCTGAATAAAATCTGAGGGCTTTGATACCTTTATTTTAATGGCTAGAAAAGGTAGTTTCCAATATAGTTTCTGATCCTACCAGTTCATTATACTGCTGGTCTGTAACTCTATTGCTGGATTACAAGAATAACCTTGCCAACCTCCATCTTCAGAACATCCATTGGTGAGACTGATCATATAAGACCATTAGTTGTACAGTACTAGTTTACTACAGTTTCATCAGTGAAGCTTCAGACACCAGAGATTGGGAATGAACAATAGTTATGACTTGTGAATTATATTAGTTGTCCATAAGCATTCAttctatattaaaaaaaagtgtCAACAAAGCATAAGCAAATAATTGCACCTATGCTTACCTAACACCATAAAAACAGTTATTAAAagtgaaaaaagagagaatagAACCATGTATGTTTGCTCAAAATTGGTAcctttcatttcaaaaaaaaaggtagcTTAACCTTTTAAGGAGGTAATTTGTTGGCATTTTCCTGTACGAAATAGCTGTAATTAGCAAGAGACATATACAAAACCCTTATCAATGAGACAATGGCTTTTATGTCATATGGTGCAAAGATTTCCATAGGTAACACAAAAACTTTATACAAACTAGAACTAGCAATGGGGCAGTAATAAAAAGGACACGTTTAGAGGTGGTGAATGTCAGAACAATAGAACAAAACAACTCCATTATCTTCTGACTGATGCAAAACAAAGCTATGTTTACTGCTCTGCTGGTGAGAGCGATTTGGAATTTCGGACTCTAGTGTCAAAATCAATAGGTAGTGCAGTGCAAATTACTAGAGCGATGCAACTCTCTGGTTGATATTGGCTTTTTTACCCATCTTCCTGTTATATATTTGTTTACATTGGTTCCAGATGGACAACTAGCAAATATCAAattcccttttcttttatcgAATGGGAAAATTAAATTCCTAACTAAAGGTTAAATAGAACTATATTTGTAAGACACAGGACCAGAATAAGATTACTACCACAAACTCCTTTCACATTCATGATCATGTTTGTAGAGTTATCCATGATTATTATGGTTTTATGTAGATTATCTTAGCACTTGTTGTCTTGTTGATAATTTGAATCAGGAAAGGAGGCTACTGTTTACATAAATCCTCTCTTTAAATCATGATCCTGAGCGGAAAAGGCGGGAAAGGCACCCATAGGAGCACGTTGCACTCTCTATCCTCACTGTCAATTATACACTGGGATTCATGCTGGGCTATTTGAAATACTGAATATTGTAGGAATACTAAGAGCTGAGCTATTTGAAATATTAAAGCATGGTACGGAGTGACCTGGATGAGTTTGTCTTATGTGCATTTTTCTTTCCCAGTTCCAATCACTCTGTGCCTCCATGTTAGTTTTCTTCAGTGACATGGGAAGCTTAATGCGGTGTCTAACCTATGGCATCACAAATTAGTTAGAGCCTTGGTTTTCTCCTTGTTCCAGATGTCCTCAACTGTATGACAATTGAACCAAAATGTATTCACAACTTTATACCCAAAAAGCTTATGCATCGATCTTTttaataggaaaaaagaccttgtAATTGATACATGTCAGTGTCAGGTAAAGCCATGCTGTTATTGGTAGAGATTTAAAATGAGTTTGTTAACGCTAGCCGTCAATATCTTGGAGGAAAAGGCATCAACTCTTACCTGCTCATAAGAAAGCATAGCATTTGAAAAGGAAACTAATCTGTAAATAGTTTGAAGCTGCAGGATGTTCGATCTCTGACAAGGACATAGGACAACTGACTAAGGAAAAACACTAGTAGTGCTTCAGAAAAGCTTATGATTGATGCATGATTAGTGTAATTAAATATTATTAGTGACAGCAGTGTATGTTTTAGCTGTTTGGATCCTTCCTATCAGCACTACTTGCTTTCTGTCGCTCTTTGGATACAGCAGGTTTCAGTCAACTCCCGATAACTGCCTGGGAAGACAAGTTTCTTTCTCAGAGTGTAGCATATAGACGTTTTCTTCTATTATGGATCACTTCGTACCATTTCTTCAAGAGAACACTCACAACTTGAATAGAACACAAGCTTATCTTCGGAAAAGAAGACTGGTCTGAAAAATATGTTGTTTGCTGGTAATGGCAAATTCTTAATGATTTGAGTCTGTTCTAGAATATGATTTCTGAGtttaacattttttttccttctaaattCCATTTGTTCTAACTTCTAAAATCTGCAAGTGCACAATTCTTCAAC
Proteins encoded in this window:
- the LOC117838543 gene encoding large ribosomal subunit protein uL29c, which codes for MATMSLAAASPLTSTPRAIGAPAPLTAFLGLRSGVAQATRFPGLAMSSKPAEPRAAAVVAMAKREQELEEIRGMTTEQLEEEVVDLKGELFLLRLKRSARQEFKNSEFCRMRKRIARMLTVKREREIEQGINKRLSRKLDRQWKKSIVVRPPPSLREKKEE